The following proteins are encoded in a genomic region of Xenopus laevis strain J_2021 chromosome 3L, Xenopus_laevis_v10.1, whole genome shotgun sequence:
- the LOC108711622 gene encoding uncharacterized protein LOC108711622 isoform X2, which produces MERELSDSELTECFDEGCVLPSSTAVYRQIMDSSDTCCEGETPNYDREVEHYVRNRRSSKKREEFMKSESEDSGVELPPPSPLGSESSYSAEEPESLENPLEPDSLKSFTHGNVDDLPDFTPDQTDLPQASASEKPETFRVLTHGGIAELDVDEQQETDTFDIPCRLEQAVLRSRTRRVRHKDLHQNRAGLHSRHYHGSLKHTLHNHARSPPQPVQVKEKEDPLSLPGEGLRYLESLCNVMEQIAELQQRNQALQHEKREGEYRLRHRVPIDSCTCGSTKFQMGPAQDSTDGALPKERPWETKHYRKRSCSHSGVLRGLERNPGRHLASVDKRDPRFVSVPNLQKEERHNSSLNLKGEVSQWHRLKDMVSKLAHKATGSAGKQGTYRSQVHLEGTSQHPQRRIFPGLVIRPHNQKRPFH; this is translated from the exons ATGGAAAGAGAACTGTCCGACAGTGAGTTGACAG AGTGCTTTGACGAAGGTTGTGTATTGCCCAGCAGCACTGCTGTCTATCGGCAGATCATGGACAGTTCAGATACTTGCTGCGAAGGGGAGACCCCCAATTATGACCGCGAGGTGGAGCATTATGTGAGGAACAGAAGATCCAGCAAGAAAAGGGAAGAATTTATGAAATCGGAATCCGAGGATTCTGGAGTTGAACTTCCACCACCTTCACCACTCGGATCAGAAAGCAGTTACAGTGCAGAAGAGCCCGAGAGCTTGGAGAACCCCCTGGAGCCAGATAGTTTAAAGAGCTTCACACATGGGAATGTAGATGACCTTCCAGATTTCACTCCAGATCAGACTGATCTCCCCCAAGCCTCTGCCTCAGAGAAACCAGAGACTTTTAGGGTGCTCACCCATGGAGGGATAGCAGAACTAGATGTGGATGAGCAGCAGGAAACAGATACATTTGACATTCCCTGTAGGCTGGAACAAGCAGTCTTGAGAAGCAGGACACGGAGGGTCAGGCACAAAGATCTGCACCAGAACAGAGCTGGGTTACATAGCCGTCATTACCATGGGTCATTAAAGCATACCCTCCATAATCATGCAAGGAGCCCACCCCAGCCAGTGCAGGTGAAGGAG AAAGAAGATCCTTTGTCTCTCCCTGGTGAGGGTCTCAGGTACCTAGAAAGTCTGTGCAACGTGATGGAACAGATAGCTGAGCTCCAACAGAGGAATCAAGCGCTACAACATGAGAAGAGAGAAGGAGAATACAGACTACGTCACAGA GTGCCAATAGATTCCTGTACATGTGGAAGCACCAAGTTTCAAATGGGTCCAGCTCAAGATTCGACAGATGGTGCATTACCTAAAGAAAGACCTTGGGAGACCAAACATTACCGGAAAAGATCGTGCTCCCATTCAGGAGTATTACGGGGTCTAGAGAGGAATCCAG GTCGCCATCTTGCATCAGTGGATAAAAGAGATCCTCGTTTTGTTAGTGTCCCGAACCTGCAGAAAGAAGAGAGACATAATAGCAGCTTGAACCTTAAG GGAGAAGTCTCACAGTGGCATCGGCTCAAAGACATGGTCTCCAAACTGGCACATAAAGCTACAGGGTCTGCTGGGAAGCAAGGCACCTACAG ATCTCAAGTACATCTTGAGGGTACCTCTCAGCACCCTCAAAGACGAATCTTTCCCGGACTGGTCATCAGGCCCCACAATCAAAAGCGGCCATTCCACTGA
- the LOC108711622 gene encoding uncharacterized protein LOC108711622 isoform X1, translating to MLGRSRKLTFNSLWRKECFDEGCVLPSSTAVYRQIMDSSDTCCEGETPNYDREVEHYVRNRRSSKKREEFMKSESEDSGVELPPPSPLGSESSYSAEEPESLENPLEPDSLKSFTHGNVDDLPDFTPDQTDLPQASASEKPETFRVLTHGGIAELDVDEQQETDTFDIPCRLEQAVLRSRTRRVRHKDLHQNRAGLHSRHYHGSLKHTLHNHARSPPQPVQVKEKEDPLSLPGEGLRYLESLCNVMEQIAELQQRNQALQHEKREGEYRLRHRVPIDSCTCGSTKFQMGPAQDSTDGALPKERPWETKHYRKRSCSHSGVLRGLERNPGRHLASVDKRDPRFVSVPNLQKEERHNSSLNLKGEVSQWHRLKDMVSKLAHKATGSAGKQGTYRSQVHLEGTSQHPQRRIFPGLVIRPHNQKRPFH from the exons AGTGCTTTGACGAAGGTTGTGTATTGCCCAGCAGCACTGCTGTCTATCGGCAGATCATGGACAGTTCAGATACTTGCTGCGAAGGGGAGACCCCCAATTATGACCGCGAGGTGGAGCATTATGTGAGGAACAGAAGATCCAGCAAGAAAAGGGAAGAATTTATGAAATCGGAATCCGAGGATTCTGGAGTTGAACTTCCACCACCTTCACCACTCGGATCAGAAAGCAGTTACAGTGCAGAAGAGCCCGAGAGCTTGGAGAACCCCCTGGAGCCAGATAGTTTAAAGAGCTTCACACATGGGAATGTAGATGACCTTCCAGATTTCACTCCAGATCAGACTGATCTCCCCCAAGCCTCTGCCTCAGAGAAACCAGAGACTTTTAGGGTGCTCACCCATGGAGGGATAGCAGAACTAGATGTGGATGAGCAGCAGGAAACAGATACATTTGACATTCCCTGTAGGCTGGAACAAGCAGTCTTGAGAAGCAGGACACGGAGGGTCAGGCACAAAGATCTGCACCAGAACAGAGCTGGGTTACATAGCCGTCATTACCATGGGTCATTAAAGCATACCCTCCATAATCATGCAAGGAGCCCACCCCAGCCAGTGCAGGTGAAGGAG AAAGAAGATCCTTTGTCTCTCCCTGGTGAGGGTCTCAGGTACCTAGAAAGTCTGTGCAACGTGATGGAACAGATAGCTGAGCTCCAACAGAGGAATCAAGCGCTACAACATGAGAAGAGAGAAGGAGAATACAGACTACGTCACAGA GTGCCAATAGATTCCTGTACATGTGGAAGCACCAAGTTTCAAATGGGTCCAGCTCAAGATTCGACAGATGGTGCATTACCTAAAGAAAGACCTTGGGAGACCAAACATTACCGGAAAAGATCGTGCTCCCATTCAGGAGTATTACGGGGTCTAGAGAGGAATCCAG GTCGCCATCTTGCATCAGTGGATAAAAGAGATCCTCGTTTTGTTAGTGTCCCGAACCTGCAGAAAGAAGAGAGACATAATAGCAGCTTGAACCTTAAG GGAGAAGTCTCACAGTGGCATCGGCTCAAAGACATGGTCTCCAAACTGGCACATAAAGCTACAGGGTCTGCTGGGAAGCAAGGCACCTACAG ATCTCAAGTACATCTTGAGGGTACCTCTCAGCACCCTCAAAGACGAATCTTTCCCGGACTGGTCATCAGGCCCCACAATCAAAAGCGGCCATTCCACTGA
- the bin3.L gene encoding bridging integrator 3 homolog produces the protein MSWNLFKGGPKKQIVPKTVERDFEREYGKLQQLEDQIKKLQKDMKKSIEADLAMSKSAVRISSDLLGNPLCEPDVDFLQMVTALDTAMKRMDAFNQEKVNQIQKTVMDPLKRYSSVFPSLNMAVKRREQALQDYKRLQTKVEKYEEKDKTGAMIAKLHQAREELRPVRDDFEAKNHQLLDEMPKFYNSRTDFFKPSFQSLIRAQVVYYTEMSRVFGDLAQQVDEVQLSDAEREQENEARLAELRSLSIVADD, from the exons GAATCTGTTCAAGGGTGGACCTAAGAAGCAGATTGTCCCAAAGACT GTTGAAAGGGACTTTGAACGAGAATATGGCAAGCTCCAGCA GTTGGAGGATCAGATCAAGAAACTACAGAAGGATATGAAGAAAAGTATTGAGGCAGATTTAG CAATGTCCAAGTCAGCGGTCAGGATCTCCTCTGATCTGTTGGGGAATCCCTTGTGTGAGCCAGATGTGGATTTCCTTCAGATGGTAACTGCACTAGACACAGCCATGAAACGTATGGATGCTTTCAACCAGGAAAAG GTAAACCAGATCCAGAAGACTGTGATGGATCCTCTGAAGCG GTATAGCAGTGTATTCCCATCCCTAAACATGGCGGTTAAGCGCAGGGAGCAGGCCCTTCAGGATTATAAACGACTTCAAACCAAGGTGGAGAAATACGAGGAAAAAGATAAAACTGGAGCAATGATCGCAAAGCTGCACCAG GCTCGGGAAGAGCTGCGTCCTGTCCGTGACGACTTTGAGGCAAAAAATCACCAACTCTTGGACGAGATGCCAAAATTTTATAACAGCCGCACAGATTTCTTCAAACCCAGTTTCCAGTCACTGATCCGGGCACAG GTAGTCTATTACACCGAGATGTCCCGAGTGTTTGGGGATCTGGCACAACAGGTGGACGAGGTGCAGTTATCTGATGCAGAGCGAGAGCAGGAGAATGAAGCCAGGCTGGCAGAGCTGCGTTCACTTTCCATAGTTGCAGACGACTGA